From the Arctopsyche grandis isolate Sample6627 chromosome 11, ASM5162203v2, whole genome shotgun sequence genome, one window contains:
- the LOC143919222 gene encoding uncharacterized protein LOC143919222: MLILLRRILFVIFVIGITSDFLGPAEFQIKRLEQCGEDLLGVEFTFLRHRINRTTQGTNMNFSSPFPIDDTIALNLSASIWGDGGWKPNAFEVYNENLCNFMMTAMPNLTSYMLNLLKQPLSCPLAAGTYILENFEYSGELTFPFLYGDFMFDFSLTKNGVIFLCTRVFIISKPKMK; this comes from the exons atgttGATATTGCTGAGAAGAATTTTATTCGTAATATTCGTCATAGGAATCACCTCTGACTTTttg ggACCTGCTGAGTTCCAAATAAAAAGATTAGAGCAGTGCGGTGAGGATTTATTAGGTGTAGAGTTCACTTTCTTACGACATAGAATAAACCGAACAACTCAAGgtacaaatatgaatttttccAGTCCGTTTCCTATCGACGATACAATTGCG CTAAACTTGTCGGCATCCATATGGGGAGATGGAGGCTGGAAACCAAACGCATTCGAAGTATATAACGAAAATTTATGCAATTTCATGATGACAGCCATGCCTAATCTAACGTCTTATATGCTAAATTTGCTTAAACAGCCTTTGAGCTGCCCTTTGGCGgcg GGAACATACATACTAGAAAATTTCGAGTATTCAGGAGAACTGACGTTTCCATTTCTATATGGAGACTTTATGTTCGATTTTTCGTTAACTAAAAATGGGGTAATATTCTTGTGCACCAGAGTATTTATCATTAGTAAGCCGAAGATGAAATag